In the Nothobranchius furzeri strain GRZ-AD chromosome 1, NfurGRZ-RIMD1, whole genome shotgun sequence genome, TGGCGGGCTTTGAAAGGGTTGTCGTTTATTTTCTTGATCAAAATCTTCATATCAGAGACCAGAACTTGTTTTGTTCATATTAGCAGAACCGCAGAAATTAAACAATACACTGTTTTTGAATATTTACtggttcaaaataaaatacaaaaaaacctaaatgtgtcttaaaaatagataattaaaaataaagactCTGAGAAGTGTCTTTAAGTAATTTTAACAGGTCTAAGTGAAACAGAATAATTAAAAAACTGATTTCGCCTTTTGGGGGACACCGCTCGTCAGGAGGATCCATTAAAATGATCAGGTATTCCACTGCTGAGGGTCAGCAGCTGCCCCCAAAACAACAGGATACATTTTCAGTGAGCTACATAGTTAAAACTTTAGTTCTGGGATGTATGCTAGGTGCGTGCTAGGGTGGAAGATACTCTCTGAAGGCCCAGATCTTCTAGGGACGCCCCTGTTCCGGTAGCTCTCAGTAGGTCATTCCACCATCCTGGAAAGCCACAGGAAAAGAGTTTATCGTTAGTTTTCTAGATTCAGTTCTGGAATTTGTGGACTCGCATTAATAGAGTAGAAAAAAGTCAGCATATCAGTGACCACTGATATGAATAGAATTTAGACAAAgctgctcaatcccggagctcagagattgaTTACAccatgctgtgaacgcacaaactcgtataactgtcgagatgagtcgtaagcttggaactttggctgagattcagactctggcacagaaggtgattcgatcaaggagagagttgacggatctgggatagattaattacgccattattggattttgagaggttgaggaccaacggaactttaaggcagagaggaaattatttctgtctggccccaaaacaagctcttatctgaatctggtgcccttgagcctgtgaggctgaagtgaatactcccccctcagaagaaatgtggaatgctgcctttgccatggcaactctgcctccctatcccagcctgggcagactgcgaccggtgaaggctgttgaatcgtttccagTAGTCACTGGGCTTTCTAAACCCaaatacctccctcccctgtccaaacggaggtgacgagcgctgcttatcgcggctgcatgcactgatgtgtggagagtccccaaccctacctccccacctagtggacacatatgttgtgtgatgtctgaagtctgttgcatttctgtctgaggtgttttttgcatagctacgctgccctccctgtggagggtagctctgaagtgccttttttccctccacctgacccaatcctcatttgtaaaccctctgatctctattaaggcagcgtgactcgggttgcgaatgaccacagtcaccaattcttgtcatgtgtctttacctatgtatgtatgtctgatgtctgaattgtgtgtactgaaactctaatttccctctgggattaataaagtatctttgaattgaattgaattatgtttTGTTCCTTCGTGTCAAAACATCAGGGTCGTCAGTAATTTTATGGTAGTGAGAGGGACGGGCATATGTGAATAAAGAGTTTGTTCTCCATCTTCATTCTGTTTCAGATGAAGATTTTGCTTCTGTGAAAGCACCACCGAGCAAAAAGCACAAGGAGGACATGAGACAGGAGCAGAAGAAATCTTCAACCAAGTCCGTCAGTCAGGAGAGCGACTCAAAATCAACAGAGAGTGAGAAGAGCAGGTGGGTGACAGGCTTGGTCCAAAAAGAACAGCGTtaagaaatgtatttattttatttaaccagatgagtcgattgggAACTCGTTCTCATTTAcgacgacgatctggccaagaggcagcagcaacagacacaccgTTAGCTTAACAGGATAAACAGATGAAACggttagacataaagacaaaggactcaCTCagtatgtacaagcaatcaaaacagagtTAAACAACCTTGAAGTACTCAGAAGCAGGCGcgctgatcagaaactattgattgcaggtagataatggaatgaaGGTTGTGTGCTTCGGCGATTTTTGCTGCTCATTCAGTCGTTGGAAGCTGCAAACTAGAATGAggaaaattcatttaaaaaatacatCAAACTTGTATAGCGCTTGTTTTGGGCActgcatgcactctcacattcacacactgctggtgatgtaagctaccatgtagccacagccgccctggggcggtctaacagaggcgaggctgccatctgGCGCCTTCGGCTCCTCTGACCActaccaaggacacagcagcagaatacccctggcgggagctggaatcgagcccacgaccctccgatcatgaggcaacccgctcttccacctgagctactgctgcccaagtgattcatttttttattaaccaattttattttatttttgagtaagaaagaatttttttttatcaatctGTGGAGATTTGAGAGTAATTCTGTGGATGTTTGTTTATTTTGCCTTTAAATAAACATCAAATTTCTCACCTGTTTCAGTGAGCTAACCGGGTGAAGTGGGGAGGGAGTTGTTAAATAGCTCCGAGAAGTTTCTCTGTTCTCTGAAAAGCTTTATTTAGAGTTAAAACGTAGTGGACTTGTGTGGTGGAGTCTGTGGATGTTTGGATGAAGGATCACTAGCTATGTGGCATTATTTCACTTTTAGTCACAAATGAAACCACAAGCTGTTCCAGAGTTCTCCATCATGCTTTAGATGCATTTTTTTGCAGAGAATTCAAACAAAGGTGTAAACTTTTCTACGTGAACTCATTTTGTCAGAAAACCACTGGATGAAAAGTTGTACGAGAGAGATCTAGAAGCAGCCATCACACTTTCCTTACTCAACAACGCAGAGGGAATAAAGGAGGCTCCCACCAGCAAAGGTGTGCTTTGTCAAGTGATTTTATGTTCATAAACGGTTGCAGatagatttttaaaatattttttctgcAAATTCTAACCTGCAGATCTCCGAGCTAAAAACCCCATAGATGAAAACACCGATCCATTTTCTCTTCCTATCTCCAACTGCAGTGTGGACGGAGCTGTTATGGGTAAATCCTCCTTTTCTGTTGCCTGTATACACATCTAAGCAGTGTAAAAATTAtggttatgtttatgtatttagcagacgcttttgtccaaagcgacttacaagtgataatcggcatgttgcccttgaggctaacaacaacaacaacttgacatcaatcatggagaggagggaacaaggagtggacagtagagagggggacgggtgcagggagggtgctagttaagaagatgctctctgaagagcagggtcttcaggagtttcttgaaaattgaaaaggaagcccctgttctggtagagcttggaaggtcattccacatttgtggaacgatgcatgagaacagtctggattgtcctgagcgtggtgtgggctctgctagccgacgatcctgtgatgaccggagcagccgggcagagacgtaagcctttgcaagatgattcaggtagatgggagccgtaccgtctcggactttgtatgctagtgttagcaatttgaatttgaagcctgctgctagcggtagccagtggagctcaatgaacagaggggtgacgtgtgctctttttggctgattgaagaccagacgcgccgctgcattctggaccatttgaagaggtctcacagtacagcctggaagaccagttagaagggcattgcagtaatcgaggcgggagaggacagtagattgcaccaggagctgggtggcatgttgtgttatgtTTGGGTAAATTGCCTAAAATTGTGAAACTGCCAGGCTTTTGACGTTCCCAGTGCAGTCAAAAGAGCATGCCTaagaattgttttgttttttagcttGTGGATCTTCTTGATAATTTGATAACTTTTATCTTCAGGCTTGAACAAAATCACTTCAGAGAAAGGATCACCGGTTTCTGCCAAGCGGAGAAAAGCTTCCGCCAAAGCTGCTGAGGTACAAAGAAAAACGAATGAAGATGAGGACTATCAACCCAAACTGACCCCAGGTAATGCTTTTATTTATATACAGTAAATATCAATTCATTAAAAAATGTTGAGTTTGTGCTGTCTAATGTTGTTCCCACTAAAATCTAAACCATCAGTGCCACCATAAAGGTGGAATAAGATGTTTTTCATGATTTTCTCGCCGGTTGCTGAATGTGCAAAATTCAGTGGTCCCCCCCATTTTTCAGGCTTCTCAACAAGGGCCTTAAAGGAGGGGGGGCTGCCTTATTTCCCAAAGTAGTGCACCAACGTCACCGTATGAAAACTTAGAATGCCAGCTAATATAGTGTGGTGCTttttattagggatgtcccgatccgatcacatgctcggaaatcggccccgatcacgtggtttcagactcgatCGGGACTCGGACTTTACTTCCcaatccaagccccgatccggactcggatactgggttcaaattacaggaaagcaacttggttctccttaaaggttgtcaggctcccctgatgcccttaacttccacacccagaaggagcacaacaaagatccagtttctacctttattatattatattatattatgttatgttatgttatgttatattatattatattatattatattatactatattatattatatggactcagcgtcgcggggattcttttgagcagagcagcaggcagaccgctgattattcatgaactccagctgcgttctgcacacagccacagtaacatttacTAAGTttttaagtggcgtcaccaaaaatatataattaacacacagtcattcgtgtccgttcattttctctctggtaagttctgtctgtatttgagcatgacgtgtggacgcgctcgcgctgcagcgctcgtcactggtgcAGCCGGCAGCGCagtgcacactccgctttttttgcggtcaatagatcaatttgatctgctagttaaaaagttacttgtgaggtgaaaaagaaggaagcaggcaggagtttttctggaggactgggagatgcaggaagatcagagacaagtAGGACAGGAAaatgggaaaataaaaaccaagaaaacaaagttcttacaaaaataaaatgttggtagattgatcccactgcacgtttgtacctgtgtaaagcaatcatttatcagcatgtagtacagttgatacaattcagatcatcttcaaaactccgtccatgcccaggggcgtatctaagcattttgggggcagaggcaaaatagacccctgccaggtattttaagttgaagtgctttctgtttttatattagactttttatatttgcaatcaagtcctaaagtgaagaatttgttatttattacttgattgttcaagctgcctcacagaagtgatctgttgttaaaaattaaaataaaaaggtaattaaataaaaaaaataaggaacattctggaactgtttcttccttttctttttttttttatgcatcaaaagtatcggatcgggactcggtgtcggcagattctcaaaatcaagtgACTCGGACtcagactcgagggcaaaaaaacctgatcgggacatccataGTTTTTATGGTACAAACTGAGGTAGTGTTTAGCTTTCTTGGTTTATTCTTAACATCAAAATCACAGCAGCTCAGCGCCACCAATGATCCAGACACACACATGTTGCCAAGGTAACGAGCTTAAAGACAGCTCCACCAGCCAACACACAGGCTGTGCTCACAGACAACAGGTCCGTCATCTAGTTGTTCCCCAACACGAACACAACCAGCTCCTTCAATGAAAGCTGCATACGGAACAGAACGTTCTGTCCGTCACACTCGGATCCCCTTCGGGCTTCACTTCCTGTGCGATTCGTGCACGTAGAGAGTTATGTGCATGGGAGTATCTGGATACGCTTTAATAGCTGATGTCTTTGCAGGTTCAGAAAGCGATGAAGATTACAGTGAGCCGGCTGAGAGCGAAGACGAAGAATTTACAGTAAAGAAAGCCAGCAAGactaaaaaaagggaaaaaggaaCAAAGAAAGACAAAATCAAACTAACTCCTGCCTCTAGGAAACAAAAGCAACCATCAAAACCATCAAATCCTAAATTACAGACATCAGGTATGTTTCTGACACACTAACGGTGCTTCCAACCTTATTGTCTTTATAAAGATGTTGTCTCGTGTCAGCTGCCACCTCAGTTAGAAGTCCTCCAGCAGCTAAACCGAGACCTGCTTCATCCAAACCTGCAGCCTCTCTGAGCCCAGCAGGAGGCAGAATACCCAAGTGGAACCCACCAGGTAGGTACAGCACAAGCGGGAAAGCATATTCAGACCACTGAAGCGTGCTGGTTTAAAGGGTTTTTCTTTTTCAGCTCAAATAGGCAAAAGTCCCACATCGTCCTCGGCTCCAGCAGTGAAGTCTCCCGGACAAGGTCTGCGTCTGGGACTGTCCCGCCTTGTCCGAGTCAAGCCTCTTCATCCGAGTGTTGCAGGTCACTGACGAACAATCTGTCAGTAACTCAAGAAGGGTTCATTTCATACGTCATTTTGTTTTTCTCACATATTTTAATGTCTTCTTCATTTGACACAAAATGGGGTAATTCCAGGAGAGGATCTACTAACTCGTGTTGGTTATAAACATCAGAGTAGCTGTGGCTGATCCAGGGTCTGTAGCCCTCATCGGTTAATTATTTAATCCCTCCTGGATGAGTTCAGGAAGAAACCCCTGTTGGGTTGTGTCAAAGGAAAAATGCATATTGTTCCCCTTTATTTCTCATTTTTAAAACAAAGTTTTACTCCTTAGTGCAACATTTGTATATTGTGTACATACAAATAAACGGAACTTTAAATGTATGTAAATGTGGATGTTGTTttacataaataaactgaaataatGATGTGCTTTTCTGCACCAAAAGCAACACAAAGAAAATGCATCGGCGTCAGCATTATTAGTCTCACAACCGCTGTTAAATGGTAGAAAAGAATCTGTTActttaagaaaataaatgttgaaatattttttatttttgggctgataaaagataaataaaaacagTAAAGAAAAATACACAgaacttgttttattttttatttttgcgtttaaataaaatataattagAATTTATTTCTTGGTAAAAATGAACCTAAATTGCACAGTTAAGTAAAAAAGAGCAAAAATAAAGAcatgaaaatattttttttttggcATTGGAGAACAGAACATGGGTTAAAATCGTGAGAAATGAACCGCTTTTTGCCTTTTTTTAGTCTTTAAACTGTTTTGTCCTTAACGGTTTTGCTGCAAGCACATAAAGAAAAAAATGTCATGACttctattttaaataaataaaacctctAAGTGAACGCTCTGTTACCTTTTTCCAAATTTGatcacacagtaaaaatatattaaaataaaatatatgtattttttaaCACTTAGCACCATGGCACATGTGAACATAAGGAAAACATGGCATGGAGCAGAAAAATGTGAATATTTGAATTTAAAGACTCAAAAAATCTGATTAATGACTATCAAACTTCTGTTAATACTTTAAATGAAATGACTACAGTAAAGACAAACAAAAACGAACTAAtagaggcatggacgtaatttttttttggggggtgggggacatgtcccccccactttctccaaagtcaagttttcacccctgcactttttaccaatactttatattaaattggcactggttgagctctaggaccaagcagaaaacaaccatttgtgttgaagcctgtttcccattagaacatactgtaaagaccccccccccccccacacacacacacacacacacgtgtcccccccacttctaaagtgaaaattacgtccatgaataGAGGTCTTTTTAACTCCTGTTCCTGTTTTCTGCAGAGTCCTGGTTTTCTGTTCCTCCCAGGTGAGTTCAGTTAATGGCAAACAGCTTTCAGGTGAGATTCACTGAGAAGAAAGCAGGAGGGAAACTTTGAATTAAAACTCTGAATATGGGTGGGATAATCAGTGGATTTGATGAACCATGCGTAGAAACCTGTTCTCACTGTGAGTGCTGTCATCTGTGTGTAACTTAGTGTGTGTACCAAGGGGGTGGAGAGGCAAAACCAAGGAGAGATAACCTCCACCTTCTGTTTCAGCGAGACGCAAAGCTTCACGGCAGCAGCAGGATGAGGTCTGGCTGGATGAAAGTGTTTCTGACGGTCCTTGTGGTGGCTTTAGTCTCGTTATACCTCAGCTTCATAAGGACGGAGGTCCGCATCCATTCAGAGAAACTCCAGAGGGCCCACCACAATGAGTCCATCAGGGGAGAGGGAATGCTCCAGAGGATGGACAAGATGGAGCAAAACATCAACAAGCTGCGTGAGTCGGTGCTTTCTGAGACACACACGCTCACCCTTTGAAGGATTATTTAGCATTTTTGTAGGTCAAAGGATTTTAAACTGGACATATTTTCCTTCTTTCATAGATAAAAACCTCATTTTTAGCTGACTTTTAGaacagactttattaatcccacggtGGGGAAATCCACTCGATACAGCAGCACAGAGGAAAGGGAAAAGGAAAGATGATAAGATTGcagataaacacacaaaggcaataagctattattgtaacgtccaaccactaaaaacaacaaataaaaaagaaacctgattttccagaactatgcagcataaaggacacagacatactatgtaaatccagtAATGGACAAgtactgaacacatactgagtattacaTTGATGTAATTGtgcaacaggataatgccagtaccagttaaactgaagaGTTGTACACTttcactgcagaggggatgaatgacctacggcagcgttctgttttacatctgggacgcCTCAGtccgcctctgaaggagctgtctttGTAGATACTTTATGAAAAAAACATGCAcaaatattttaaagacttacaaaACTTCACTTTTTTTCATTTATCGCATAATGTTTTTAAGGAGTGAACCTTTAATTTTATAAGGCATGTTCTGATTATTTAACTTTGAGAAAAACAAAATGCAGCAATCCTGATATTTTccaaaaatgctttaaaaataaTCAAATGATTGGATTCAGTTGAGAAAAAGTTTAATTTCCCACAACATGACAGAGTGATTAAATAACTGCTGGTTATAAAAACACAGGTCTGTTAATTAGATCTCATGCTTTTTAAACTTTACTTTCACATTTAATTACTCTGTAATTACTTTTGATTCTGCTGTATGTCCTGATCGGATCAAAGGAAAAGCGATGCAGAACTCAGTCTTTTTTTATTTGCAGTCAGCTTGATGGAAAGACatgaaaagaaggagaaaaaggtagagctgaagaagaagaaagtggaGAGAAAGCTGTATCCAAACTCGAATCTGTTCCTCAAGTGGGGAGACGGCCTGTCGGAAGAGGAGCAGAAGGAGGCGGAGAGGTTGTTCCAGAAGTACGGCTACAACGGCTTCCTCAGCGACCGACTGCCGCTCAACAGAGAGATTCCTGACACCAGGCCTCCGAGGTGAGCTCCACATCCTGGTCCCTTGGGGAGTGAGACCGTCAGGCAACACCTTCCCCACATAAACAGAACAGAACTCCACCCTGCCTGAAGGGTTTGTGTGTCCATAATAAACAGGATTTAGTTGTTTCAGGAAGAACACGTAAGAATTATTATTGATTTAGATCAGTTTGGACTTCTGGAATCGGAtcgtttgttttcttgttttgtgaAAAGGGTAAAAGGAGGAGGAGAGCAAATGACAGTTTTAGTAATAAAATATGGTTTAGTCCATCGACTGAGCAAATTTAGAAGCAGCCAccagatttgtttatttttctgtaaCACTTTTCCTCAGTAGGGTCACAGGGAGCTggtgtttaaccctttgatgcataatggtcactacagtggacaggtactaaaaattgttatttatttgtttttgctattaagcacagctgttgaagactttattgcatgtgagcccctccatttgtacttcagtaagccaagccaacatatttcatgctcagaatgcacactgtccactgaggtggacatgtaataaataatttgtaaattataaaattttacaaaaaatatttgttgaaatttgtttcattcacacctaaagatgaatgaaaaaaattgttaaaaaaagcatggttgaagatttcataattcatgcatcaaagggttaactcgAGCAGTCATTGGGCAACAGGCGGAGGGGACACCCTGCACAGGTCTCCTGTCCATCACAGAGACAAGTCACACACTCGCTCGCCCACATCTAGGGACAGTTTAGTCTCCAACCACCTGGCatccatgtttttggtctgtgggaggaaactggagttAACCCTCATGCgtgaggagaacatgccaactccacgcagaaaggctgcagctgggattcaaacctgcaatccTCTCGCTGCGAGGTAACAGTGCTACTAACCCCACCACCATGAAGTCCAAGTTCTCATCAGTAAATGGTTAGAAAACACGTTCCCTTTCATTTTTTTAACACACAAGCTGTTTTATAGCATATTTAATAGTTGGATGAACATTTCCTTAATTTGTGGCATCTCCTCCCAGAGGAACCAGGAGGCCTCCTGGTCAGAATCATCTCAGCTGACTCTTTTTggatgaggagcagcagatcttctGTGAGCTCGCTCCAGATCATGGATGCCCTCTCCTGATCTTTAAAGCTGGGCCTGAACACCTAATAGAGGAAGCTCATCACAGCTTCTATCTTGAATCTTTTTCTTTCAGCCGTGATTTAAATATTACAGTAGATGATCGCTGGAATGGAGATGACCAGTAAACTGAGAGCGTACGGTCACGTGTAAGGCTGTAAATGCTCTGGATGAGGCACAGACCCTCAACTTCATCCAACTTCTGCTGACCAGGATTTTTTTGAACAGTCTGCTTTACAAGAATCTTGACATTTTAACACAAGGTAAATGGGTGTATTTGTATGGCaccttctacaaccccccaagccgCTTCACATCACTctcagtcatccatccattcacacgctggtgaggatgatgtaaccacagctgccctggggcccactgacagaggcgaggcctgctggcgccaccggtccctccgaccaccaccaacaggcaagcaggttaagaccaggaagcgggagcacatcactccggttttaaaatcactgcactggctccccgtatgtttcaggatcgattttaaggttcatttaatggtttttaagtgtcttaatggtcttgggccttcttatctttcagaactgcttttactgtataaaccctcgcggtctctgcgctcctctggcagccgtctcctagttatccctaaagtgaagactcacacccacggcgaggcgtccttcaagtattacggccctcgcctttggaacgggctgccggaggacctcaggtccgaagggaacatccaggcttttaagaataggctcaagacccacctttttagcttagtttTTAACTGATCACTgtttatctataaatacatatttatctcttttattatttttatcattttacctacatcttagtgtttttacatgattatgttttcttttactatctttataatcactttttatcagttactttttatcattattagcttttattattttatatgttatatatcttaaatcctccagtgtttcctctgcggagccctctgccttggggccggtggtcaggggcggcggcggccggggcgctcctcgggtagtgcccgggcactggtgggggtttctgccctacgccactgggcgtcatgggccggtgtcttggctgctgccgtggatctgttgctgccagggcagatggctccgctgatgatgatgtgtcgttcattacctgacccatctgaactcagcctattgtttcctctggtgttcacgagtgtgtgtgtgtgtgtgtgtgtgtgtgtgcatggacgagtgtgcgggtgattgtatgtccactttggaagttgggtgcgggaggggaactgtaatttttaattgttttatacttggggaggggggctgggatgggaatgtgggatctatggggccattttaatctgtaaagcactttgagttgcattttttgtatgaaaagtgctatataaataaagttgatttgatttgaagtgtcttgcccaaggacacggcaGCAACATTaactggtcagagctgggattgaacctgcaaccttccaattactggacaatctgctccacctcctgagctactgctgtcccacatGAACAAGCTGTGatcattttgtgtttttgttcatcACAGATGTTCAGAGAAGACGTATCCAGAGGATCTTCCATCTCTCAGCGTTGTGCTGATCTACCTGGATGAAGCTCTGTCCATCATCAAGCGGGCCATCCGCAGCATCATCGACAAGACGCCCGCTCGGCTGCTGCTGGAAATCATCCTGGTGGACGATCACAGCACCAACAGTATGCTCAGCTTGCATGTTCGGATTAGCAAAAGTTTGTTTCTTCACTCTGATTAGTTTTCATCGGAATGTTCCGTGTTGTGGGATTTTGTTTAGAGACGTATTAAAGCAACAAGAAAACCGTCCTTGATTCAATCAAAAGGGTTTTATTTCAACATTCGCAGAGAATCTCTTCACAGCATCTCAGGAGCGTGTCCTCCTCAGTAGAGCCATCGCACTCTGCTGTCGGCCCCCCCCTTACCCCTCCCAAGGACATGGAAGAAGGGTTTTATGACAGTATGGAGACGTAATAAGAGAAAAGCCTTCATCAAATTCATCCAGTGCATTAACTCAGTTGAGCTTGCAGCGGAAAAGACCAAAGCAATCATTTTGTGCGAAAACGTTTTGAGTGGAAGTAGGGTGTGTGACTTCTCTTAACCCTGACTTGGTGTGTTGGCGTCTTTCCAAATCAAAAAAGTCCAGCATTTATTTTCCATTTGTTTTAGCTGAGAAGGGTGTCTACGTCTGATTAATAGAAATAAATCTGGACGTTTTCCCAAAAGCAACAGAAGAATCTGAACCAAAGCTTTTATTTTTAGCACACTTTcctccttgttttgtttttttccagaGGATTTAATGGAGAATCTGGATGAATACGTGGACTCCATCCATGAGGAGCGTCTAGGTCTGATAAAGAGGGTGCGGCACGCGGAGCAGCTCGGTCTCACCCAGGCCAGACTGTCGGGGTGGAAcgcagctgcaggagatgtggtggccatcttggacGCTCACATAGAAGTCCATGTGCAATGGTTGGTAGAGGATTCCCATAAAAGGAACTTGGCATTGAATGATGGTTTCCGTtaaactcgtgtgtgtgtgtgtgtgtgtgtgtgtgtgtgtgtgtgtgtgtgtgtgtgtgtgtgtgtgtgtgtgtgtgtgtgtgtgtgtgtgtgtgtgtgtgtgtgtgtgtgtgtgtgtgtgtgtgtgtgtgtgtgtgtgtgtgtgtgtgtgtgtgtgtgtgtgtgtgtgtgtgtgtgtgtgtgtgtgtgtgtgtgtgtgtgtgtgtgtgtgtgtgtgtgtgtgtgtgtgtgtgtgtgtgtgtgtgtgtgtgtgcagggcagAACCTCTGTTGGCTCGGATCAAAGAGGACCGCACCGTGATCCTGACTCC is a window encoding:
- the rad51ap1 gene encoding RAD51-associated protein 1, which gives rise to MERPSRKTKAVNYSESNDFDDDEDFASVKAPPSKKHKEDMRQEQKKSSTKSVSQESDSKSTESEKSRKPLDEKLYERDLEAAITLSLLNNAEGIKEAPTSKDLRAKNPIDENTDPFSLPISNCSVDGAVMGLNKITSEKGSPVSAKRRKASAKAAEVQRKTNEDEDYQPKLTPGSESDEDYSEPAESEDEEFTVKKASKTKKREKGTKKDKIKLTPASRKQKQPSKPSNPKLQTSAATSVRSPPAAKPRPASSKPAASLSPAGGRIPKWNPPAQIGKSPTSSSAPAVKSPGQGLRLGLSRLVRVKPLHPSVAGH